GGAGCCGTTGTCGCTGACGGAAAGGCGGACGAAGTCTTTCGTGGAGCCGCCTTGATCCAGGAGCGGAACATTTTCCGCGCGGATTTCGATCGTGCCTCCTCTCGGCATCGCGTCACGGGCGTTGACCGCAAGGTTGAGAACAACAAGTTCCAGCTCGCTTGCGTCAACCTCGACCGGCCACAGGTCGGGCGAGAACTCGAGCGTGACATGGACATCGCCCCTCAGGCTGCGGTCGAGCAGCTCGCGCATCCCTCCGATCTGGCGGGCCAGATCGATCGTCTGCGGCTGCAGTTCCTGACGTCGGGAAAAAGCCAGAAGCTGCCGTGTCAGGCCCGCTCCGCGTTCGGCGGCCTGACGCATCCCGTCCATCAACCGTTTGCGCCTGGCTGGGTCCGTCTGGCGGTCGAGCATTTCCAGCCCGCCGGAAATGACCATCAGTAGATTGTTGAAATCGTGAGCGACGCCCCCGGTTAACTGACCGATGGCTTCAATCTTTTGAGCCTGCCGAAGCTTCTCCTCCACATGCGCACGCACCGTCATCTGGTCGCGCAGGGCCTCGTTGGCGGCTTTGAGCTCCTGGGTACGCAAAATGACCTGCTTCTCGAGCTCCTGCGCGGCCTGCTCGCGCTCCGCCAGCAGTCCACGCAACTCCAACTGCCGGGCTCTCGCACGAAGCGCCGATTGTATCGTGCTGACAAGGGTCTGGGCCTGGACCGGCCGTTCCAGGAGAGCCACGTTGCGCAAAGAGTTGATCAGTCTTTGCCGCCACGCCTCGATGCCGGTCTGCTCCTGACGGCTGGTCAGCAGGATGAAGGGAAGATCCGACCACGGCGGCTGGTCCGCCACCCATTTGAACAGGAGGCTCGCGTCTTTTCCAAACAGGGCTTCTTCAGCAATAAACGCGGCTGCAGCACCGGCCTGCAGCGCTGCCACAAGGCTGCGAAGATCGCCGCAGGTCTTTGCCGCGATGCCGCTCCGGCTGAGCAAGCCGACCGAGGCGGCCGCATCTCTGCCGACCGGCGCAAAGACAATAACAGGTTCCAGTTGGTCTTCACCTTGCGCCATTATTTCCGTCTGCTGAGCTCGTTACAGGAGCGGCTGAAAAGTACGGCGAGCCGGCCAGCACGCCGGTGAACTCCAAGGTTGGCGGCCCGAGCTTTATGCCGTTGTCGGCCAGGTTGAACTCGCGCACGCTGTGCT
This genomic window from Neorhizobium galegae contains:
- a CDS encoding ATP-binding protein codes for the protein MAQGEDQLEPVIVFAPVGRDAAASVGLLSRSGIAAKTCGDLRSLVAALQAGAAAAFIAEEALFGKDASLLFKWVADQPPWSDLPFILLTSRQEQTGIEAWRQRLINSLRNVALLERPVQAQTLVSTIQSALRARARQLELRGLLAEREQAAQELEKQVILRTQELKAANEALRDQMTVRAHVEEKLRQAQKIEAIGQLTGGVAHDFNNLLMVISGGLEMLDRQTDPARRKRLMDGMRQAAERGAGLTRQLLAFSRRQELQPQTIDLARQIGGMRELLDRSLRGDVHVTLEFSPDLWPVEVDASELELVVLNLAVNARDAMPRGGTIEIRAENVPLLDQGGSTKDFVRLSVSDNGSGMTREVQARVFEPFFTTKDIGKGSGLGLAQVHGFVQQSGGRIEIESEIGRGTKITLMLPRSSKQPGPDQHHLVDLHVARRRPASAGSVLLVEDDDEVAALVSEMLEDLGFQVVRAATAAGALGALANGRRVDLVFSDVMMPGGMNGVELAKEIRARRMDLPILLTSGYSEVTKQAAEAQGIKILRKPYRLAELSEALRGAIARHDVN